The Pseudomonas putida nucleotide sequence GCTGCTGCGCCTGTTCGCGGTCAACGACCTGAACCGCGTGCATTTCGCCCGGGCCGATCACCTTTACGAAGTGCTCTCCTGATTCTCTTTTACTGACTCGACGGACGTACCGATATGGAACTGTTAGGCGCCTTCTGGGCGGAACACTGGTTGTTGGCGATCCTGATGCTGGGCGCTATCGCATTCGTTGCAGGCTTTGTCGACAGCATCGCCGGGGGTGGCGGGCTGTTTCTGGTACCCGGTTTTCTGCTGGTGGGCATGCCACCGCAGGTTGCCCTGGGGCAGGAGAAACTGGTCAGCACCCTTGGCACGCTCGCGGCCATCCGCAACTTCCTGGCCAACAGCAAGATGGTCTGGCAGGTGGCGCTGGTCGGGGTGCCGTTCTCATTGCTCGGAGCTTATCTGGGCGCGCACCTGATCGTGTCGATTCCCCAGGAAACCGTGGGCAAGATCATCCTGGCGCTGATCCCGTTCGGCATCCTTATCTTCCTCACTCCCAAGGACCGCCCGGTGGAAGAGCGCGAACTGTCGCCGCGCATGCTGTTCACTGTGGTGCCGTTGACCTGCCTGGCCATCGGCTTCTACGACGGCTTTTTCGGCCCCGGCACCGGCAGCATGTTCATCATCGCGTTCCACTACCTGCTGCGCATGGACCTGGTCTCCAGTTCCGCCAACTCCAAGACCTTCAACTTCGCCTCCAACATCGGCGCCCTGGTGGCGTTCGTCATGGCGGGCAAGGTCGTTTACCTGCTGGCGCTACCGCTGGTGGCCTGCAACATCCTCGGCAACCACCTGGGCAGCGCCCTGGCCCTGCGCAAAGGCAATGAAGTGGTGCGCAAGGCGTTGGTGTTCTCGATGCTCTGCCTGTTTACCAGCCTGGGTGTGAAGTACCTGGCCTGACCCCCTTCAAAGGAGATAACTGATGAAAACTGCATTCGTGACCGGCGCTTCTTCGGGCTTTGGCCGGGCCATCTGCCGCACCCTGATCGGCAAGGGCTACCGTGTGATCGGCGCCGCCCGGCGCATGGACAAGCTGCAAGTGCTGGAGACCGAGCTGGGCGACAATTTCATTGCGCTGGCGCTGGACGTCACCGATCCGTTGTCGATCGAGTCGGCGTTCGAACAAGTCCGCGACGCCTCGCTGCAAATTGACCTGCTGGTGAACAATGCCGGGCTGGCGCTGGGTGTCGACCGCGCCCAGGCCAGCAGTAGCGAGAACTGGCAGCAGATGATCGACACCAACGTCACCGGCCTGGCGATGGTGACCCACAAGGTCCTGCCGCAGATGGTGGAGGCCGACAGCGGGATGATCATCAACATGGGGTCCATCGCCGGCACCTATCCGTACCCGGGCGGCAATGTGTATGGCGCCAGCAAGGCGTTTGTACGCCAGTTCAGCCTGAACCTGCGCGCCGACCTGGCAGGCACCCGCGTGCGGGTGAGCAATATCGAGCCGGGTTTGTGCTCGGGCACCGACTTTTCGGTGGTGCGCCTGAACGGCGACCTGGATGCCGTGCAAGCCCTCTACCGCGACGTGGAGGCCATCCTGCCGGAGGACATCGCCGCCACGGTGGCGTGGATTGCCGAGCAGCCGGGGCATGTGAACATCAATACCGTCGAGATCATGCCGGTGGCCCAGAGCAGCGCGGCGCTCAATGTGGCGCGTAACCTGCCGCAGTGTTGAATGGGTTATGCAATGACCCGACTGGGTCTATCCAACTTTGTCCTCAGCCCCAGCCGCCTCAAACATCCCGGAGTGCACTTGCAGCGCCTATGAGATCGAGCGCCGCCCGCGCGGCGCATCGCGAGCTGCGCTCGCTCCTACGTTTGTTTCGGGCCATTTTTTCCTGGGGAATTTGCGCGCGAGCGCCTTGGCGCATGGCGTTACATCGCGTCGTACGAACAAGGCGGTCGCGCGCGTCTGCCACAGGCGTTACTGGCCAGAAACAGACGTAGGAGCGAGCGCAGCTCGCGATGCGCCGCGCGGGCGGCGCTCGATCCCACAGGCGCTATAGAGCTCAAGGCATGCACCCGGCAGCCCCAACGCAGCCCCCAGACACAGTCAATCCCCACACCCCTGACCCATGTCATCGCACCTTCTCGTTTCTTGACTAGTCTTATCTATTGGCGGCCATCAATTAGCCGCCACCGTGACTACCAAGAGGCGCCGGCCATGTTCCGTGCGTCCAAACCTGATCAGGAGTGCACGATGGATCTCAACCGTCGGCAGTTCTTCAAGGTCGCCGCAGTGGGCCTTGGAGGCTCGAGCCTGGCGGCGTTGGGCATGGCCCCGACGCCGGCCTTCGCCGAGCAGGTGCGTCACTTCAAGCTGGCGCACACCAAAGAGACCCGCAACACCTGCCCCTACTGCTCGGTCGGCTGCGGCCTGATCCTGTACAGCCAGGGTGATGCGGGCAAGAACGTCAAACAGAGCATCATCCACATCGAAGGCGACGCCGATCACCCGGTCAACCGCGGCACCCTGTGCCCGAAAGGCGCCGGGCTGCTCGATTTCATCCACAGCCCGAGCCGCCTCAAGTACCCCGAGATGCGCAAGCCGGGCAGCAACGAGTGGGTGCGGGTCAGCTGGGACGAGGCGCTCGACCGTGTCGCCGACCTGATGAAGCAGGACCGCGACGCCAACTTCATCGAGAAGAACGCCCAGGGGCAAACGGTAAACCGCTGGCTCACCACCGGTTTCCTCGCTGCCTCCGCCGCCTCCAGCGAGGCGGGCTACCTGACCCACAAGGTCGTCCGCGCAACCGGCATGCTGGGGTTCGATAACCAGGCACGTGTCTGACATGGCCCGACGGTGGCAAGTCTTGCCCCGACGTACGGCCGTGGCGCCATGACCAACCACTGGTCCGATATCGCCAACGCGAATCTGGTCCTGGTGATGGGTGGCAACGCAGCAGAAGCGCATCCGTGCGGCTTCAAATGGGTGACCGAAGCCAAGGCGCACAACCAGGCGCGGCTGATCGTGGTCGACCCGCGGTTTACCCGTACCGCTTCGGTGGCGGACTACTATGCGCCGATCCGTACCGGGACCGACATCGCCTTCATGGGCGGGTTAATCAATTACCTGCTGAGCAACGACAAGATCCAGCACGAGTACGTGCGCAACTACACCGACGTGTCGTTCATCGTCAAAGAGAACTATGGCTTCGAGGACGGGCTGTTCAGCGGCTACGACGAGGCCAAGCGCGTGTATGCGGATAAATCCGGCTGGGGCTATGAGCTGGGCGAGGACGGCTTCGCCAAGGTGGACCCGACTCTGCAGCACCCGCGCTGCGTGTACCAGCTGATGAAGCAGCACTACAGCCGCTACACCCCGGAACTGGCCAGCATGACCTGCGGCATGCCGCAGGACGCCATGATGAAGGTCTGGGAAGAGATCGCCACCTGCTCGGTACCGGGCAAGACCATGACGATCCTCTACGCACTCGGCTGGACGCAGCATTCCATCGGCGCGCAGATCATCCGCAGTGCGGCCATGGTCCAGCTGTTGCTGGGCAACGTCGGCATGCCGGGTGGCGGGGTCAACGCCCTGCGCGGGCACTCCAACATCCAGGGCCTGACCGACCTCGGCCTGCTGTCCAACTCGTTGCCGGGTTACCTGACCCTGGCCGGTGACGCCGAGCAGGACTACGCCACCTACATCGACAAGCGTGCGTCGAAGCCGCTGCGCCCAGGGCAGCTGTCGTACTGGCAGAACTATGGCAAGTTCCACGTCAGCCTGATGAAGGCCTGGTACGGCGCCAACGCCACCGCAGAAAACAACTGGGGCTATGACTGGCTGCCCAAACTCGACGTACCGGCCTACGACGTGCTGCGCATGTTCGAGATGATGGGCCAGGGCAAGGTCAACGGCTATATGTGCCAGGGCTTCAACCCGATCGCCGCGCTGCCGGACAAAAACCGCGTCACGGCGGCCCTCGGCAAGCTCAAGTGGCTGGTGATCATGGACCCGCTGGCCACCGAAACCTCGGAATTCTGGCGCAACGCCGGGCCGTTCAACGATGTCGACACGGCCAATATCCAGACCGAGGTGATCCGCCTGCCCACCACCTGCTTCGCTGAGGAGGATGGCTCGCTGGTCAACAGCAGTCGCTGGCTGCAATGGCACTGGAAGGGCGCCGATGGCCCGGGCGAGACCCGCACCGACGTGCGGATCATGAGCGAGCTGTTCCTGCGCTTGCGTCATCGCTACCAGACCGAGGGCGGTGCCTACCCGGATGCGATGATGAACATCCACTGGCCGTACAAGATCCCTGAAGAGCCATCGCCCGAGGAGCTGGCCAAGGAGATGAACGGCTGGGCGGTCACCGACCTCGCCGACGCCACCGGTGCCACGCTCAAGGCCGGCCAGCAGCTGGCAGGCTTCGGCCAGATGAAGGACGACGGCAGCACCGCGTCTGGCTGCTGGATCTTCGCCGGTTGCTGGACCGAACAGGGCAACCAGATGGCCCGCCGCGACAACAGCGACCCGTACGGCATGCACCAGGTGCAGAACTGGGCCTGGGCCTGGCCGGCCAACCGCCGCATCCTCTACAACCGCGCCTCCAGCGACCCGCAAGGCAAACCGTGGGACCCGGAGAAGAAGCGCCTGGTGTGGTGGAACGGCAAGGCCTGGACCGGCACCGACGTGCCCGACTTCAAGGTCGACTCGCCGCCAGAGGCCGGGATGAACCCGTTCATCATGAACCCCGAAGGCGTGGCGCGTTTCTTCGCCATCGACAAGATGGCCGAAGGCCCATTCCCCGAGCACTACGAGCCGTTCGAGACGCCGATTGGCATCAACCCTCTGCATCCGCAGAACAAGAAGGCCACCAGCAACCCGGCCGGGCGGATCTTCGATTCGGTGTGGGACACCCTCGGCAAGCACGACGAGTTCCCCTACGCGGCGACCACCTACCGGCTGACCGAGCACTTCCACTTCTGGAGCAAGCATTGCCGCCTCAATGCCATCGCCCAGCCCGAGCAATTCGTCGAGATCGGCGAGGTGCTGGCCAACGAGAAAGGCATCAAGGCCGGTGACCGGGTGCGGGTGTCGAGCAAGCGGGGGCACATCGATGCGGTGGCGGTGGTGACCAAGCGGATTCGCCCGCTGCAGGTCAACAACCAGACCGTTCACCAGATCGGCATCCCGCTGCACTGGGGTTTCACCGGGACCACGCGGCATGGCTACCTGACCAACACCCTGGTGCCATTCCTCGGTGACGGCAACACCCAGACGCCGGAGTCCAAGTCGTTCCTCGTCAAAGTGGAGAAACTCTGATGGCCAGCCAAGACATCATCGCCCGCTCGGCCACCACCACCGTTCCGCCTTCGGTACGCCAGCTGGACGAGGTCGCCAAGCTGATCGACACCACCAAGTGCATCGGCTGCAAGGCCTGCCAGGTGGCGTGCTCGGAGTGGAACGAACTGCGTGACGAGGTCGGCCACAACCACGGCACCTACGACAACCCTCAGGACCTCACTGCCGAGACCTGGACCCTGATGCGCTTCACCGAGCACGAGCGCGACGACGGCAACCTGGAGTGGCTGATCCGCAAGGACGGCTGCATGCACTGCGCCGACCCAGGCTGCCTGAAGGCCTGCCCGAGCCCAGGGGCGATCATCAAGCACGCCAACGGCATCGTCGACTTCAACCAGGACCACTGCATCGGCTGTGGCTACTGCATCACCGGCTGCCCGTTCAACATCCCGCGCATCTCGCAGAAGGACCACAAGGCGTACAAGTGTACCCTGTGTTCCGACCGCGTGAGCGTGGGCCTGGAGCCGGCCTGCGTGAAGACCTGCCCGACCGGGGCGATCGTGTTCGGCACCAAGGAAGAAATGAAGGTGCATGCCGCCGAGCGCATCGTCGACCTCAAGTCGCGCGGCTTCGACCAGGCCGGGCTATACGACCCGGACGGCGTTGGCGGCACCCACGTTATGTATGTGCTGCACCATGCCGACACGCCAAAGCTGTATGCCGGCCTGCCGGACCAGCCGGTGATCAGCCCGCTGGTGGGCTTGTGGAAGGGCTTCACCAAGCCGCTGGCGCTGCTGGCCATGGGCGCGGCGGTGCTGGCAGGGTTCTTCCACTACGTCCGGGTTGGCCCACAGCGGGTGGAAGAAGATGAGCACCCCACACCGCCGGACCACAGCGCGCATCAGGTGGACCCGTCGGTGCATGTCTATGATCCGACCAGGCCCGGTGGGCAAGGGGAGCGGCGGCCATGAACGACAACAAACCCATCCTGCGCTACAACGCCAACGAGCGGACCAACCACTGGATCGTCGCGATCCTGTTCATGACGGCGGGGCTCTCGGGGCTTGCGCTGTTCCACCCGGCACTGTTCTGGCTCAGCCATCTGTTCGGCGGCGGGCCATGGACGCGCATCCTGCATCCGTTCCTGGGCGTGGCGATGTTCGTGTTCTTCCTCGGCTTGGTGTTCCGCTTCTGGCGTGCCAACTTCATCACCGCCAACGACCGCCTGTGGCTGCGCCGCGTGGACCGGGTGATGCTGAACAAGGAGGAGGGCGTGCCGCCGATCGGCAAGTACAACGCCGGTCAGAAGCTGCTGTTCTGGACCCTGCTGGCGTGCATGCTGGTGCTGCTGCTCAGTGGCGTGGTGATCTGGCGCGCGTATTTCAGCCACCTGTTCGGTATCGAGGTCATCCGCCTGTCGGCGCTGGCCCATGCCCTGGCGGCGTTCGTGCTGATCCTCAGCATCATCGTGCACATCTACGCCGGTATCTGGATCAAGGGCTCGATCGGCGCCATGCTGCATGGCTGGGTCAGCCGCGCCTGGGCACGCAAGCACCATGAGTTGTGGTACCGCGAAGTGACCGGCGACAAGACGCCGAGCAATCACGGACGAAAAGAAGGATGAGCGCTTGAGCACGATACTCGAACCCGGGCAGATCGAAGCGTCGGCAGTGATGCCGCCGTTTCTGCATCTGCCGCCTGCCAATCTGTTTGCGCTGCGCGCAGCACGCCTGGAACACCTGGCCGAGGGCAACGCCCTGGGTGATTACCTGCGGCTGATTGCCCAGCTGTGCCGCGTCCAGCAGCAGCTTGTGGATAACCCTCCCGGCGGGTTGCCGGTGGCCGAGGAGCGTCAGCGCCTGTGCATAAGTCATGGTCTGCCTCCGTTGGCAGCCGACAGCCTGGTGCGTGAAGGGCCGTGGCTGGTCTGGTTGCGGGCCTTCCTCACGCACTTCGATAGCGAGGCGAGTGGTGCGCTGGGTGAGGCGCTGCAAACCCTGCGTGACAGTGACGACAACCAGCGCAAGGGCTGGGGTATCGCCTTGCTCGCCGGGCAATACGATGCGGTGCCGGCGGCGCTGGTACCGTTCATTGGAGGCGCCTTGCAGGCCGCCTGGTCGAGCTGGTTGCTGGCGCTGCCTGCCCCTGAACTGAAGCCCGCGGGTAGCCTGGCGCAGTGTCCGGCCTGTGGTTCGCCGGCGATGGCCGGGGTGGTGCGCAACCGAGGCAAGCACAACGGCCTGCGTTACCTGGCCTGTTCGCTGTGTGCCTGTGAGTGGCATGTGGTGCGGGTCAAGTGCGTGTATTGCGAGTCGAGCAAGGATTTGCGCTACACCAGCCTTGAAGACGACCGCCATGCGCCGGGCAAGGCGCCGCTGCGGGCCGAATGCTGTCCAGCATGTGAGAGCTACCTGAAGCAGAACTATCTGGAGAACGATGCGGCGGCAGAGCCACTGGCCGACGACCTCGCCAGCCTGGCGCTGGATATCCGCCTGGACGATGAGGGCTTCCATCGCCTGGCACCCAACCTGATGCTCGCGCCAGGGTAGTGGGTGAGTGTCTACACTGTAATACCGAGTCGCCTGCTTCGCGGGACAAGCCCGCGCCTACAGGGTACATGGTGCCTGTAGGCGCGGGCTTGTCCCGCGAAAGGGCAATCAAAGACAACGGATCAGTCCAAGGTAGTACCGCATGTCCTCCAGCCTAGCCAGCGACACCCCACGCCTGCCCTCCATCGACACCCTCCTGCGCCACCCGGCCTGCCTTCCGCTGATCGACCGCCACGGCCGCGACGCCGTGCTGGCCACCCTGCGCCAGCTGCTCGACGACCTGCGCGACCCCGCCCGCAACGGTGAGCTCAGCAGTGCCGAACTGGCCCCTGAAATCCTCCTTGGCCGTACCGGCGAACGCCTGTCGATCCAGCAGCGCAGCCAGGTACGACGCGTGTTCAACCTCACCGGCACCGTGCTGCACACCAACCTCGGCCGCGCACTGTTGCCCGAGGAAGCGGTCGAGGCCATGCAGACTGCCGCCCGCTACCCGCTCAACCTGGAATTCGACCTGGCCACCGGCAAGCGCGGCGACCGTGATGACCTTATCGAAGGCCTGATCCGCGAGCTGACCGGCGCCGAGGCCGTCACCGTGGTCAACAATAATGCCGCCGCCGTGCTGCTGGCGCTCAACAGCCTGGGCGCGCGCAAGGAGGGCATCATCAGCCGTGGCGAACTGATCGAGATCGGCGGTGCCTTCCGCATCCCCGACATCATGGCCAGGGCCGGGGTGAAGCTGCACGAGGTCGGCACCACCAACCGCACCCACGCCCGCGACTATGAAGCTGCCATCGGCCCGCGCAGCGGCCTGCTGATGCGCGTGCACTGCAGCAACTACAGTATCCAGGGCTTTACCCATCAGGTGCCGACTGCCGAGCTGGCGCGTATCGCCCACGAGCATGAACTGCCACTGCTTGAAGACCTCGGCAGCGGCAGCCTGCTCGACCTCACGCGCTGGGGGCTGCCCGCCGAACCAACGGTGCGCCAGGCCCTGGCCGATGGGGCCGACATTGTCACTTTCAGCGGCGACAAGTTGCTGGGCGGCCCCCAGGCCGGGATCATTGTCGGTCGCAAAGCGCTGATCGCCAGGATCAAGAAAAACCCGCTCAAGCGTGCACTGCGCGTCGACAAGATCACCCTTGCCGCGCTCGAGGCAGTGCTGGCGCTGTACCGCAACCCCGACCGCCTGGCCGAGCGCCTGCCGAGCCTGCGCCTGTTGACCCGCAGCCAGGCTGAGATCCAGGCCCAGGCCGAACGTCTGGCTCCCGAGCTCAAGTCACACCTGGGTGAACAATGGCAGGTCAGCGTAGAGCCCGCGCTGGGCATGATCGGCAGTGGCAGCCAGCCGGTGGCGCGCCTGCCCAGTGCGGCGTTGTGCCTGCGCCCGCACGTGTCGAAGAAGCTGCGCGGGCGCAGCCTGCATGTACTGGAGCGGGCCCTGCGCGACCTGCCGGTGCCGGTACTCGGGCGTATCGATGACGACGCCTTGTGGCTCGACCTGCGCCAGCTCGACGATGAGGCCCAGTGGCTGGCGCAACTGCCGGCCTTGCAGTTGGGGCCAGTGCAATGATCGTCGGCACCGCCGGCCACATCGACCACGGCAAGACCGCGCTGCTTCAGGCCCTCACCGGCCAGGCCGGTGACCAGCGCCAGGAAGAGCGTGCCCGTGGCATGACCATCGACCTCGGCTACCGCTACGCGGCGCTGGCCGAAGGGGTGGGGTTGACCGGCTTCATCGATGTGCCGGGGCATGAGCGGTTTATCCATAACATGCTGGCCGGCGCCCATGGCATCGACCTGGTGCTGCTGGTGGTGGCTGCCGACGACGGGGTGATGCCACAGACCCGCGAGCACCTGGCGATCATCGAGTTGCTGGGTATACCCCAGGCGCTGGTGGTGATCAGCAAATGCGACCGGGTCGAGCCCCCACGCCTGGCCGAGGTGCAGGCGCAAGTCAGGGAGTTGCTGGCAGAGGGGCCTTATGCCAAGGCCCGGCAATTCCCCGTGTCGAGCATCACCGGGCAGGGTATCGAGGTATTGCGCCGGGCCTTGCTGGAGGCCGAAGTACGGGTGCGCCAGCGCAGCGTGCGCGGCGGTTTTCGCCTGGCGGTCGATCGCGCCTTCGCCGTGACCGGCGCCGGGGTAGTCGTGACCGGCACGGCGCTGGCAGGGCGCGTCAGTACTGGCGACACCTTGCTGCTGGGTAAAGCCGGCAAGCCGGTGCGGGTGCGGGGCCTGCACGCGCAGAACCAAGTGGCATTGGTGGCCGAGGCCGGCCAGCGGGTGGCGTTGAACATCACCGCCGAACGCCTGGCGCTGGAGCAGGTGCACCGAGGTGACTGGCTGGTGCCCGAATGGCTGCATGCACCCAGCGTGCGGGTGGATATCGAACTGTGCCTACTACCCGGTGAAACCCGCATCTTCGAGCATTTCAGTGCCGTTCATGTACACCTCGGCACCCAGGATGTGACGGCCCGGGTGGCCTTGCTCGAAGGCGAAACCCTGGCCGCTGGCCAACGCATGTTTGCCCAGTTGCTGCTCAACGCGCCGTTGCAGGCGGTACACGGTGACCGCCTGGTGCTACGGGACCAGCGTGCCCAGCGCACCCTCGGCGGCGGCAAGGTGCTCGACCCGTTCGCGCCTAGTCGGCAGCGCCGCAGTGAAGAACGCCTGCGCCAGCTGCAGGTGCTGCGTGATGCCGAAGGCCTGGAGGAGGCACTGCCGGCCTTGCTCGACAGTGCGCTCGGTGGCCTCGACCCGCAGCGCCTGGAGCGCCAGTTCAATCGCCAGCGCGATACCTGGTTGTTGCCCAATGATGTGCTGGTGGTAGCCACGCGCCAGGGCCCGCTGCTGTTTGCCAAAGGTCAATGGCATGCACTGAGGCATCAGGTGCTGGAGCAGCTGGTGCGTTTTCACGAACAGGAGCCCGACCAGCTCGGCCCGGACCGTGACCGCCTGCGGCGCTTCGCCGCCTTGCCGCTGGAGCGCCCGGCGTTTGTCAGCCTGATCGATGAGCTGCTTAATGAGCAGGTGATAGCCAGCAGCGGGCCATGGCTGCATTTGCCTGATCACAAAGTGCAGTTGAGCGCCGCCGACAGTGCGTTGTGGGAACGACTGCAGCCGAAATTGCTGGCAGGGCAATATGACCCGCCCTGGGTCCGGACGTTGGCTGCTGAAGAAAACAGCACAGAGGCGGATGTGCGCCTGCTGCTGCGCAAGCTGGCCCGGCTGGGCCTGGTGCATCAGGTGGTGCGCGACCTGTTCTACCCTGAGGTGACGCTAGGGCGCATGGCAGAGCTGCTGCTGGGGCAGGCCAATGAGACGCCGATAGTGCAGGTTGCTGCGTTTCGCGATATGTTGGGCATCGGTCGCAAGCGCAGTGTGCAGATTCTCGAGTACTTCGACCGCATCGGCCTGACCCGGCGGGTGGCCGACCAGCGCTACATCCGCGCCGACAGCGCCCTGGCCCAACAGCAGGCCAGGCACTGAGTTCAAGGAAGGCAATCGCGCCCGGTGGCGCGGCCGGGCTTCAAACCCGGTTGGGGACGGCAGCCGTTCCCGGGCAGGTTCGACTCCCGCTGCCTTCCGCCATTCTTACTGCCAGTCAGGGCCTTTGTGGGAGCGGGCTTGCCCCGCGAAGAGGCCCTGGCAGGCGATAATCAGGCGCGCTCCCCGCACAGATCCAGCGCGAACCATTGCTCCGCCGCATCCACGTCCAGCCCTGCACCCAGCAGCGCAAACATCTTGCCCAGCGCTGCCTCACGGGTCATGCCACCACCACTGACCAGTCCGGCGCCACGCAAGCGGTTACCCGCGGCATAGGTATCGAACACCACCGACCCTTCCGGACACTGGCTGATGGCAGCCAGCAGCACACCACGCTGGCGCGCTTCACGCAGCACGTCGAGCAGCGCCTGGTCATCCGACGGCCCGGTACCGCTGCCATAGCATTCCAGCAGCAACCCGTGCACGCCGCTGTCGAGCAGTGCCTTCAGGTGCCCGGCCTGCAGCCCCGGGAACACCGGCATCACCGCCAGGTTGACCGGCTGGCGCTGCTCGCGATAACCCAGGGCAGCAGGCAGCTCGGCGGCACGCTCACCGTCACGATGGCGCGGCAGCGCGGCAAAGGCATCGAAAGCCTCGCTGCGCAGCTTCGAAGCCCGGCAGCCATGCAGCAACTGGCCGTGGAAGTACAACTGCACGCCATCTTCCAGGCCCTGTTCGACCAGGCGCAGGGCCCCGCACAGGTTGTCCCAGGCATCGCTGCCCGGCGCGCCGGCCGGCAGCATCGAGCCGGTCAGCAGCACCGGCGCCGGCAGCCCCAGCAGCAGGAACGACAGCGCTGCGGCGCTGTAGGCCAGGCTGTCGGTGCCATGCAGCACCAGCACGCCGTCATGGCCGGCGTCCACCGCCGCGACGATGGCGTCGCGCATCGCCAGCCAGTTGTGCTGCTGCATGTTGGCGCTATCAAGCAGCGGGTTCATTTCCTGCAGCGTCCATTGCACCTGGGGTGCGTCGGTCAGCTGCGCGAGGTGTTCGCGCATCCGTGCGTCGAAACCACCGGCCGGCGCCAGGCCTTCGGCGGTTTCGAGCATGCCGATGGTGCCACCGGTGTAGAGGACGAGGAGATTCTTGACTGCACGCATGGAAAGCATCCGTAGCGGTGAGCGGAGGTAGAACAGCCGCCCACGGACGGGGCGGCTGGGCAGGGCAGGATATCAGCGCTGCGGCTGAGCTTGGCCGACTGCTTTGTCAGTGGCTGTTTCCGCCTGCGGATTGGCAGGCCAGGCGTTGCGGTCCAGGTCCAGGTCGGCGAACTTCGACGAGTCGAACACCGGCTGCTTGATGCCGGCCTTGCGCTGGTCATCGTAGTCGCGCATCACCCGCAGGCCGACCTTGAACAGCAGGGCCAGGGCCACCAGGTTGACGAACGCCAGGCAGGTCATGGTGATGTCGGCGAAGGCGAACACGGTCGACAGGTCCTGCATCGAACCCCACACCACCAGCGCCAGTACCAGGGCGCGGAACGCCAGCAGCACCACGCGGTTGCGGCTGAGGAACTGCAGGCTGTTCTCGCCCAAGTAGTAGTTGTAGAGGATGCAGGTGAACACGAACAGCGACAGTGCCACGCTGACGAACAGGCGGCCCCAGTCACCGACCACGGCGGCCAGCGAGTTCTGGGTCAGGACGATGCCGTCACCTTCGAAGCCCGGGGTGTAGAAGCCCGACAGCAGGATCAGCAGCGCGGTGCAGGTGCAGATCACGAAGGTGTCGAGGAACACGCTGAACGCCTGGACCACGCCTTGGGCGCCCGGGTGCTTTACCGCAGCCACGGCAGCCACGTTCGGCGCACTGCCCAGGCCGGCTTCGTTGGCGAACACGCCACGCTTCACGCCCATGACGATGGCACTGCCGAGCAGGCCACCGAACGCCGGGTCGAGGCCAAAAGCGCTCTTGAAGATGGTTTCCAGCATGGCCGGCACGTGCTCGATCTGGGTGCCGATCACATACAGGGTCACGCCGATGTAGGCCAGGGTCTTGATCGGTACCAGCAGGTCCGACACCGCCGCGATGCGCTTGATGCCACCGAGGAAGGTGATGGCCAGCAGTACGGCCAGGACGATGCCGGTGTGGCGCGGGTCGAAGGCGAAGGCGTT carries:
- a CDS encoding sulfite exporter TauE/SafE family protein — its product is MELLGAFWAEHWLLAILMLGAIAFVAGFVDSIAGGGGLFLVPGFLLVGMPPQVALGQEKLVSTLGTLAAIRNFLANSKMVWQVALVGVPFSLLGAYLGAHLIVSIPQETVGKIILALIPFGILIFLTPKDRPVEERELSPRMLFTVVPLTCLAIGFYDGFFGPGTGSMFIIAFHYLLRMDLVSSSANSKTFNFASNIGALVAFVMAGKVVYLLALPLVACNILGNHLGSALALRKGNEVVRKALVFSMLCLFTSLGVKYLA
- a CDS encoding SDR family NAD(P)-dependent oxidoreductase, with translation MKTAFVTGASSGFGRAICRTLIGKGYRVIGAARRMDKLQVLETELGDNFIALALDVTDPLSIESAFEQVRDASLQIDLLVNNAGLALGVDRAQASSSENWQQMIDTNVTGLAMVTHKVLPQMVEADSGMIINMGSIAGTYPYPGGNVYGASKAFVRQFSLNLRADLAGTRVRVSNIEPGLCSGTDFSVVRLNGDLDAVQALYRDVEAILPEDIAATVAWIAEQPGHVNINTVEIMPVAQSSAALNVARNLPQC
- the fdnG gene encoding formate dehydrogenase-N subunit alpha, which gives rise to MDLNRRQFFKVAAVGLGGSSLAALGMAPTPAFAEQVRHFKLAHTKETRNTCPYCSVGCGLILYSQGDAGKNVKQSIIHIEGDADHPVNRGTLCPKGAGLLDFIHSPSRLKYPEMRKPGSNEWVRVSWDEALDRVADLMKQDRDANFIEKNAQGQTVNRWLTTGFLAASAASSEAGYLTHKVVRATGMLGFDNQARVUHGPTVASLAPTYGRGAMTNHWSDIANANLVLVMGGNAAEAHPCGFKWVTEAKAHNQARLIVVDPRFTRTASVADYYAPIRTGTDIAFMGGLINYLLSNDKIQHEYVRNYTDVSFIVKENYGFEDGLFSGYDEAKRVYADKSGWGYELGEDGFAKVDPTLQHPRCVYQLMKQHYSRYTPELASMTCGMPQDAMMKVWEEIATCSVPGKTMTILYALGWTQHSIGAQIIRSAAMVQLLLGNVGMPGGGVNALRGHSNIQGLTDLGLLSNSLPGYLTLAGDAEQDYATYIDKRASKPLRPGQLSYWQNYGKFHVSLMKAWYGANATAENNWGYDWLPKLDVPAYDVLRMFEMMGQGKVNGYMCQGFNPIAALPDKNRVTAALGKLKWLVIMDPLATETSEFWRNAGPFNDVDTANIQTEVIRLPTTCFAEEDGSLVNSSRWLQWHWKGADGPGETRTDVRIMSELFLRLRHRYQTEGGAYPDAMMNIHWPYKIPEEPSPEELAKEMNGWAVTDLADATGATLKAGQQLAGFGQMKDDGSTASGCWIFAGCWTEQGNQMARRDNSDPYGMHQVQNWAWAWPANRRILYNRASSDPQGKPWDPEKKRLVWWNGKAWTGTDVPDFKVDSPPEAGMNPFIMNPEGVARFFAIDKMAEGPFPEHYEPFETPIGINPLHPQNKKATSNPAGRIFDSVWDTLGKHDEFPYAATTYRLTEHFHFWSKHCRLNAIAQPEQFVEIGEVLANEKGIKAGDRVRVSSKRGHIDAVAVVTKRIRPLQVNNQTVHQIGIPLHWGFTGTTRHGYLTNTLVPFLGDGNTQTPESKSFLVKVEKL
- the fdxH gene encoding formate dehydrogenase subunit beta, coding for MASQDIIARSATTTVPPSVRQLDEVAKLIDTTKCIGCKACQVACSEWNELRDEVGHNHGTYDNPQDLTAETWTLMRFTEHERDDGNLEWLIRKDGCMHCADPGCLKACPSPGAIIKHANGIVDFNQDHCIGCGYCITGCPFNIPRISQKDHKAYKCTLCSDRVSVGLEPACVKTCPTGAIVFGTKEEMKVHAAERIVDLKSRGFDQAGLYDPDGVGGTHVMYVLHHADTPKLYAGLPDQPVISPLVGLWKGFTKPLALLAMGAAVLAGFFHYVRVGPQRVEEDEHPTPPDHSAHQVDPSVHVYDPTRPGGQGERRP
- a CDS encoding formate dehydrogenase subunit gamma encodes the protein MNDNKPILRYNANERTNHWIVAILFMTAGLSGLALFHPALFWLSHLFGGGPWTRILHPFLGVAMFVFFLGLVFRFWRANFITANDRLWLRRVDRVMLNKEEGVPPIGKYNAGQKLLFWTLLACMLVLLLSGVVIWRAYFSHLFGIEVIRLSALAHALAAFVLILSIIVHIYAGIWIKGSIGAMLHGWVSRAWARKHHELWYREVTGDKTPSNHGRKEG